The following proteins are co-located in the Apium graveolens cultivar Ventura chromosome 5, ASM990537v1, whole genome shotgun sequence genome:
- the LOC141724130 gene encoding cell division protein FtsY homolog, chloroplastic, whose protein sequence is MATMLTPTLSLQLPSKYPSFSSSTPPLLLSNSPSRFICQAGQTGFFTKLGRLIKEKAKSDVDKLFSGFTKTRENLAVIDELLLYWNLSDTDRVLDELEEALLVSDFGPKITIKIVESLRDDIYAGKLKSGSEIKDALKKSVLDLLTSKGLKTELQLGFRKPAVIMIVGVNGGGKTTSLGKLSSRLKKEGAKILMAAGDTFRAAASDQLEIWAERTGCEIVVADKEKAKASSVLSQAVKRGKEEGFDIVLCDTSGRLHTNYSLMEELVSCKKVISKVVAGAPNEILLVLDGTTGLNMLPQAREFNEVVGVTGFILTKLDGSARGGCVVSVVDELDIPVKFVGVGEGVDDLQPFDAEAFVDAIFS, encoded by the exons ATGGCAACCATGCTTACTCCCACTCTCTCTCTACAACTTCCCTCCAAATACCCTTCATTTTCTTCTTCAACACCCCCACTTCTCCTCTCCAACAGCCCCTCCCGGTTCATATGTCAAGCGGGTCAAACCGGGTTCTTCACAAAACTAGGCCGGTTGATCAAAGAAAAGGCCAAGAGTGATGTTGATAAGCTCTTCTCAGGCTTCACAAAGACTAGAGAGAACTTAGCTGTTATTGATGAGCTTCTTCTTTATTGGAATCTTTCTGATACTGATAGAGTTCTTGATGAGCTTGAAGAG GCGTTGCTGGTTTCTGATTTTGGTCCAAAGATTACTATAAAGATTGTGGAGAGTTTGAGGGATGATATATATGCTGGTAAGCTCAAATCAGGAAGTGAGATTAAG GATGCTTTAAAGAAGAGTGTGCTGGATTTGCTGACAAGTAAAGGTCTTAAAACAGAGCTTCAACTTGGATTCAG GAAACCAGCTGTAATCATGATAGTTGGTGTCAATGGGGGTGGAAAGACAACATCTCTGG GTAAGCTGTCCAGTAGATTAAAAAAGGAGGGGGCTAAG ATATTGATGGCTGCTGGCGATACGTTTAGAGCAGCTGCTAGTGATCAATTGGAGATATGGGCTGAGAGGACGGGGTGTGAGATTGTTGTTGCTGATAAAGAGAAGGCCAAAGCATCATCTG ttctttcacaGGCTGTCAAAAGAGGTAAAGAAGAAGGCTTTGACATCGTCTTGTGTGACACCTCTGGCC GTCTGCATACCAATTACAGCCTTATGGAAGAATTGGTTTCTTGCAAGAAAGTTATTTCTAAAGTTGTTGCAGGTGCACCTAAT GAGATTCTGCTTGTTTTGGATGGCACAACAGGGTTGAATATGCTTCCACAGGCAAGAGAGTTCAATGAG GTTGTCGGGGTGACTGGTTTCATTTTGACAAAACTTGACGGTTCTGCAAGAGGAGGCTGCGTG GTTAGCGTAGTTGATGAGCTTGACATTCCTGTGAAGTTTGTTGGCGTTGGTGAAGGTGTAGATGACCTCCAACCCTTTGATGCCGAAGCATTTGTTGATGCAATATTTTCATGA
- the LOC141661346 gene encoding uncharacterized protein LOC141661346 has protein sequence MGMVPSNSELGSLLDVFFRDVIGVKSSTTVPSHLENKDTFSLLIRGLLKLTHIHPGHISCSLSVKPPVTNAYGGLHGGAVASVAEMIAIACARTVVGKEKELFLGELSNSYLSAAPQNAEVIVDASIVRSGRNLTVVAVEFRMKESEKLVYTSRATFYNMPVANL, from the exons ATGGGCATGGTTCCAAGCAATTCTGAGCTTGGTTCTTTACTGGATGTGTTCTTTAGAGATGTAATTGGAGTAAAAAGCAGCACAACTGTTCCCTCTCATCTTGAAAATAAAGACACTTTCTCCCTTTTAATCCGGGGTCTTCTCAAGCTCACTCACATTCACCCTGGCCACATCTCTTGCTCTCTCTCTGTCAAGCCTCCTGTCACt AACGCGTATGGGGGATTGCATGGAGGGGCAGTAGCTTCTGTAGCAGAGATGATAGCAATAGCTTGTGCTAGAACTGTTGTGGGTAAAGAGAAGGAGCTTTTTCTTGGAGAACTAAGCAATTCTTATCTCTCTGCTGCTCCACAAAAT GCAGAGGTGATAGTCGATGCCTCTATTGTAAGGAGCGGAAGGAACTTGACAGTAGTTGCAGTTGAGTTCAGAATGAAGGAATCTGAGAAGCTGGTCTACACTTCTCGTGCTACCTTCTATAATATGCCAGTGGCAAATTTGTAA